The genomic stretch GACGTTTATTCCCGCAAAAAAAACCTTCGGCATTTTTGAAGGAGCGGTCTCCGTTGGGGAAGCGGTTCCAACTCGTGTTACATTTGAGTTCTCAAGCAGGCTTGTCTGGGAAAAAGAAATTACTCCGGAGCCGCCTCTGTCTGTCTCTAACATTGTTTTGTCAAAAACCGACACGAAGCCCCGCATCGACGCGCAACTGTCAAACGATTCGATACGTCCAGTTTCAAATGTCGAAGCGGTGGCCATTATTTTTGACAGTGACGGGATCGCCATTGGTGCGTCACGGACTTTCATCGACTATTTGGAAAAAGCCCAAACGGCAAATATAACGTTCACATGGCCGGAACCCTTTGACACAGGTCTCGGGTTCTGTAATGTTCCGGTGGATACGATGCTTGTTATTGACCGATCGGGAAGCATGGATGACGATGGCCTTTCTCCCCCTGAACCTCTCACCTCGGTTAAATCCGCGGCCGAATCTTTTGTTGAACGTTTGCAGGACAGAGACCAAGTAGGCCTTGTTTCTTTTGCCACCTCGGCTTCCCGCCCAGCCGACTCGTTTCTCACTCACGATTTTGAGGCGCTTAAAGGAATTATCGGCTCTGTTTTTATTCGTTCCGACTCGGTCCAAAACACGAATATAAAAGATGGGATGGAAGAGGCGTACAAAGAATTGACCTCCGCCCACACTCAGGCAGATTCCTCAAAAATCATAGTAGTTCTCACGGATGGCATCGCGACTCATCCGCAGAATCCTCGTAATGCCGCTGACGAAACCTACCCGGAAACGGAGGCTCTGAAAACAGCCCAAAAAGCGAAAGACAAGGGGATACAGATTTTCGCCATCGGTCTTGGGAATAACGTGAACCAGGCATTTCTTCAAAAACTTGCATCGCAGTCCGACCAATATTTTTTCGCTCCTGACCGCAACGCTGTTGAAGGAATTTACAAAAGAATTGCAACTGCCTTGTGCCGAAAGGGTCCGACCGTCATCACAATCATCCCTCGTGTTTTCGGAGACGAGTAGAGGTTTCGGCCCTTTGTTGCCTTTAGAAACTCAAGCACGGTATACTACGCCCATACTATGAAAGGGTTTTTCTCCCACCTTCTCAATATCGACTGGTTTCTCTTTTCCTCTTCTTTTGCCATTGCGGTTATGGGTCTTATTACCATGAACTCGTTTGTGGGGGAGA from bacterium encodes the following:
- a CDS encoding VWA domain-containing protein, which produces MDSNSLSSTPAPKPSVPSNEWARQKKTAYVIIICAVLFLLAFVPVAFLYFETPTCFDGKKNGTEMGTDCGGKCAILCAAEVLEPIILWERTFKVTEGVYSAVAYVENPNISALVSRVHYVFKLYDANNELIAERPGVTFIPAKKTFGIFEGAVSVGEAVPTRVTFEFSSRLVWEKEITPEPPLSVSNIVLSKTDTKPRIDAQLSNDSIRPVSNVEAVAIIFDSDGIAIGASRTFIDYLEKAQTANITFTWPEPFDTGLGFCNVPVDTMLVIDRSGSMDDDGLSPPEPLTSVKSAAESFVERLQDRDQVGLVSFATSASRPADSFLTHDFEALKGIIGSVFIRSDSVQNTNIKDGMEEAYKELTSAHTQADSSKIIVVLTDGIATHPQNPRNAADETYPETEALKTAQKAKDKGIQIFAIGLGNNVNQAFLQKLASQSDQYFFAPDRNAVEGIYKRIATALCRKGPTVITIIPRVFGDE